The stretch of DNA AAGAATCGAAGCTGCCTTTGGGCACACAACCTGGGATCGAGCAGCTTGAGTGACCCTGCCGTGGCATTGCGGCTGTTTTTAAAGGGTTCTTCGCCACGCTCCAGTTGATGAGCACGAACTTTGGCGAAATCCTGATTGCCGATATAGGCCTCACCACGAACTTCGAGCAATCGTGGGATGTTTGATTCGGCAAAGAGCGATTTTTTCGACGAGCCATCCTCCAGAAATAGTGGCACGCCTTTGATCGTCCGGGCATTGTGGGTGACGTCGTCACCTACGCGGCCGTCGCCACGAGTGACAGCCCGGATGAGTTTGCCGTCTTCATAGATCAACGAGAGAGCGACGCCATCGACTTTGAATTCGGCCAGCCATTCCATGGGGTCTTTCCAGCCGACTTCATTGGCGCGCCGTGAAACTTTCTGGCCAAACTCCAGCAGGCCCGATTCGTCGTAGACGTTATCAATCGAAAGCATGGGGACGGAGTGTGCGACCTGGACGAACCCTTCGATGGGTTCGCCACCCACTTTTTGCGATGGGCTGTCAGCGGTCACTAACTCGGGAAAGGCCGTCTCCACTTCGAGCAGGCGAGCCATCAGCCGGTCGTATTCGAGATCGCTGATCTCATTCTGGGCGAGCACATAGTACAGACGGTCATGCCGGCGGATCTCACTCCGCAATTTGTCGAGAAGATGGCGGGCCTGCTCTGCTGATGTCGGCAAAGGCCTGGCCAGGAGTTCTGCGATACTCATCGAGTCCCACATTGCTTCGAGGATTCCTGAATGCTCTCTCGAAGGATCATAGCGGGAAAGATTCAATTCTCACAAATCGTGGGAGCCCCCTGTGCCTTCACTCGGCCAGTAAATCATTCTGTGATCTGAATCCAGGCTTGTATGGAGGAGCTTGAAAACCATTATCCAAAAGAATGCCGGTCATGACATGGTTGGCAGTAAGTCCAAGGGGTTTTGCGCCATGTGTCGACTAACGGAAAACGGTTCGGTCAGTCCGGTAAGCCCAGGTTATTTGCGTTTCTTCTTAGTCTTCTTGCTGTCCTCTTCGTCATCGAATTCATCGAAGATCTCCTCGGAGGCAGCTTCAAGGTCATCGGCACTTTCAAGGAACATTTCGTTAGAATCCTGTTCGATGGCATCGGTAAAATCATCATCGCCGTCGACCACAGGTTCAAAGGACGAAGTAGCTTCGAGATCATCTTCGATTTCAAGATCCTCATCCGCGTCGAGAACTTCCGCATCGTCCTCGTCGGCCACGGCTTGCGATTTTTTCCCCGCAGGTGATTTGGCAGCAGTCTTCTTAGCTGCTGAACGGCCGCCGAAAATCATAATCCCGACAGGCATCAAGGCGACTGTTCCGGCACAGAGCAGCGAGAGTCCCACAAAGATCTGCGACATGAGCTGCAGATTGGCGGCATGGCTCACGAAGGCCATGACCAGCAAATAACAGAGGAATCCTCCGGGAATGGCCGCGACGAGCGATGTTAATGCAAAAGAAACTTTTCCCATCAGATGCTCCTGTTGTCGAATCCCGGCCTGGCCCACATTTCGGAAGAATCTTTCCCATTAGAGCTTAAATTGGCGGAGGGAGCCGGAACAAGCCCTTGTTCAATGAGAGGCCGCACCGTGGTAAGGCTCCCGGCTGAATGTATCGATTCTGGCAAAGTGTTGTTTTTTCGCTGCGCGGAACGGTGTGGTCTTTTCGCTGCGCGGAACCGTGTTGTCTTATCGCTACGCGTTATGGCAAGACTGCGGTGGTTACCGGGAAAGCAGTGGATCCAGCCATAATCCCCAATCCTGATAAGTTCCGTCTTCTGAGGTGGAGGTGACAAGTTGCAATTGAGTGACATCGCTCACATCCACCTGAAAGGAAACGAGCTGATCAGCCTTGACGACTGGGGATTTCCATAATGTCTTGCCATCCCCCTGAATCTCGAAGATCACTGATCCTCCTGAACCCGTCGCCAATCCCACCTTCCCTGCGAGTTGTTTCCATTTCTTGCCGAGAGAGTAGACATGCTGAGCCGGTGCATGGGCATAGATTCCTTTCGCAAAGATTTCTCCCCGGCACTCGAGCAGAATCGAGGTGTTGGGTAAGCGATTGAAGGCGGGCTGCATCCAGCCGACCTTGGCAGAGTCGGCTCGATAACTGGTGAGGCTGGACTCTTTACGCTGGCCGGTTTCTTCCGCGGGTGTTTGAGAGGGTGGCGTCGTGTTGAAGAGGACGTTGGCGATGGTCTGAGCATCACGAACCTTCAGTTTGTCTTTTTCCTGCTTGGCGAGCTTCATATTCCCGCTGTTGATGGCGGCTAGAAAGGGGCCCAGCACCTGCCGGGTTTGAATGGCTTTTAACTCGGGAACACCCGCCTTCGTTACGAAGTACGAGTACTCCATCTCACCCTGAGCATGCTGACTCGAAGTGGCACCGTTGGCATGCAAGGCGACAAGACGCAAGGTTCCCCACTGGCCGGCAGTTAAGGCTTTGGAACTTAACTTAAAGGCTCCGTCCCGTGTGGGAATGGCTGTTGCCGATGTGGCGTTGTAGTCGCTGTTTCCTTCGGGATCAAAATACGCCACCACACCGTAAGCGGGAGGCTCTCCCTGAATGTTTCCTTCGACAGAAATCGATTGATCTTCGGCGCGAATCCGCAGGTTTTTCAGAGTCAGATTCGTCTTGAATTCCCGTGGTTCCTGTCGACCACAGAAGAGGGGATGTGAGGCCAGGCGGAGAGCATGGGCAAATGTCAGAAAAGAGCCCCGGCCTTCCCCGCGAACTTCTTCAAAGTAGGTGCGATTCCCTGATCCCATTAACGCAGAGCCGAGGACGGTTTCATCAGGCCGGGCTGTGCAATGGGGTAATCCGAAAGCATGGCCGAGTTCGTGCGCCATGCCGCCGATGAAGATCGAGTTGTGCCTGCCTAAGGAAATGCGACCATATTCGCCGTCGCGAAGCATGGGTTCTTTCTTGGCAAGATTCAAAGTGTCGAGTTCGGGAGAGTCGAGTTGCCAGGCTGTCCCGCTGCGATAGGTGCCACCGGCGTAATAGGGTGATTTGTGCTCGAAGGTCAGCTTCTGTTCGTCCCAGGTGGCGAGATTACAGAAGATGGCGATGGTTTCCTGAGAGGCATTGATCCCGGCTGTTTGAAGGATGGGCAGACATTCCTTGCGAATCTCGTCGCCCGATTTCTTTTCGTAATCGGCAAAGGATTTGGCTCCACGCACTTCGTGGATGACAACCTGGCCATTTTGTCCCAGCTGTAAGCCGAAAGATTTCGGCCCAAAGCCATTCCGCTCCATCTGGGCCGCGTAGAAGGCCTGGATGTGCTGGAGCATGCGAGTCATGCGTGCCTGAAAATCTGCCGGGAACTCCCGATCTTTGGGTGTGAAGCAGACAATGTGGAGGTAGCGCTCAGTCGGTTGTGTATTGGCCTTCTGCCATGGTTCAAGAATCGCACTTGCTGCGGCGGCCTGCTGGGGAATTTCGGCGATGTCGGCAGCGACGAGAGGGGTGGCCACCCCATGGCCGGCCAAGAAAGTCAGGGCCGAGATCACCCACCCGGCGAAACATCGAATAGAGGTCATGAAGAAAGCGTTCGGCGAGATGCCAGAGGGGAAGAGAGTGGGGTTTTGCACGGTAAGGGCCTGTTCTGGAACCACGGGAGCGAATCCTCTGGGGAAGAGTCATACAGGACCAGAGTGGAATCATTTGCAGGCAAGTGGCAGTGGCTTTGCTCCGCGGAATGACGCTCTCTAGTCTTCCAGTCAACTCATCTGTTTGCATGCACGATGAGTGTGACAGATAGAACAGTCGGGAGCAATTCCGGGAGTGGTAGTCTGAATGAAGACGTCAGGAAGAAAGTCAACGGATAGGGTTTGAAGCGAGAGTCGTGCATGGAGGCGTTGTCGGCCATCGTTGCACCATCAGCGTGGTCGTGGGTGGGAATCCGGCAGGCGAATCAACGCTGACCATTCGACCGATCTTCACTTGTTTTTCTTAATAACAGGGTCTCAATTTTGATCACGAGCAGGCTTACACTTTAGCCGCGCTTGAAAGAAATCCTCTCTCAAAGGGCCAAAGCATGCCGAAGACCTCTATTTTTGATGATCTCGTTCCATACTTAAATAAAAAGTATGATACAACGCTGTACTTCAGGCGAGGGGGTACTCTATGTAAAGGAGATTACGTCAAGATTGTATCTAAAAACGGAAATCATCAGTGGACAGGCCGCGTTAAAAAGGCTGGGGATAAGGCTTACCTACTAAAACTTGTGTTGGAATATAAGCGGATTCAAATTGCTGATATTGCAGCTCAGAATGTAAATGTTCCTTTGGAAGAAGACGAGGGCACTCCGGTCACCATCACTATCACGGATGACGACAATCAGCCGGTGTACCCACCCGAGGACATTGAGGTTCCGGTGGAACCGGATGCTCCACTTACCTAAGAGTATATTGAACCCAACCTGGAGAATTACTAGCAGGATCTAGTTACAAATGGCTTCCGAATAGTGATTGTTAACGACGAACAGAGTCCGCTTCAACGGCTCAGATCTGTTAACTCCTATGGATACGTCGCTGGTATATAGATCCACTCAAGTATTTTTGGGCGTCGCTAGAAGAGAAACTCTGATTACATTGACGTGTCGGGCATCTCCCACTCCTCCAGACGCTGCTTGAGCGTCTGGAGGAGTTTTGGTTTTCGTAGGTTCTCCGGTTCGACGGTGATGAATTCATTGAGAACGTTGATTGACTCCTTGAGGGCGGCGGTCGCCTCCTGCGGTTGTCCGTTGGCACGCAGTGTCTCGGCTTTCTCTTCCAAGGTTCTCTGGAGACCGTCGAGATTGCTGCCATTGGCTTCGCTAGTCTTCAAGGGGCGGAGAATCGCCTCGGAATTTTCGAAGGCCACAAACGCGGGGGGGAATTCGGATCTCACCCGGTGCACCTTGCCGCGAGTCCGCCAGGCGCCGGCCAGAATGACCCGGAAGCTGATGCTTAACGGATTGTTTTTGCATCTTTCTTCGTAGAGAGCGATTGCCTCATCGATCTGCTGTGACTCCTCCTCGGAGACGGTGCCCCCTTTGGCTGCGCCATCGGCGTTCCAATGCAGGAGCCGGGCATAGGCGTACATGACGTTGGGGTCTCGTTGGTCGAGTGTCACCCACTGACGCGTCTTGGCGATTCCCGTGGTAAATACGACCCGGGCCTCTTCATGCCGTTTCAAGTCATCTAAGGCGAGTCCCTGTGCACTCATCGCCAGTGCCGCGTATGCCCGATCGACAAACGTCCCTTTGGGTGTCTCGCAATAGCTGAGGTATTCCTCCACGCAACGGCGGGCGATGGCTTCCGCCGCCGCGATGTCGCCACGGTCATTCTCCAGACTGATGCGACCATAGTCGGTGTGGGCTGCGATCTTTCGATAAGAGGAATTCTCCGGATCTGCCTCTCGCAGGGGAGCCAACGTTTCGATGGCTTTATCGAACGCCGTGGTGGCTGCTTGAAGTTTTCCCAGTGCGGTGAGGATTGTCCCGTGGTCGCGATAGGTTTCCGCCAGGAGCATGCGGGCCTTTTTCGGCTCCGGCGCAAGGGGAATGTATTTCAATTGCGCATCAATCGAAAATTGCATTCGCTGGTCGGCTAGTGGTCGCTGTGATACACGGGCCAGCTGATTGGCCGAATAGCGGGCCGACTTCGGCAACATTTCCGCGATCCGGAAATCGTCGGGATTGTCTTCGGCCAGGGTCTTGTGGGCTGCGAACGACTTCTCCATCAAGCGTGTGCGAAAATTGTCGGCTTCAGGAATGTTCGCCAGCCCATTCTCTGCTTCCAGAAGCAGTCTGACTGAAAGTTCAGTCAGCAGTGAAAGGTTTTTATCCAGCCGGTCGCGCTGTTTCGAGATCTCGTTGTTCTTGGTGGTGAGGATGGTGTTCTGGCGGGTGACGAGGACTCCGATGATGAGCATGGCGACCAGGGTGGCCGCCAGGACGCTGGCGGTGGTGGTGGCCAGGGTTTGATGGCGGCGGATCCAGCGGAAGGCGCGTTGCCTCAGGGGTTCGCGGTAGACGGCGACGGGTTCGTCGTTGAGGAAAAGTTCGAGGTCCTCTGCCAGTTCCAGTGCAGATTGATAGCGGTTCGCCTGCACGGGGGACATGGCCTTGAGACAGATCGCCTCCAATGCCGGGGGGGCTTGCGGAGCGAGATCGCGGGGAGGAGCATAGCGGCATTTGCGGACGGCTTCGACCAGTTCGTTCCTGGCGATCCGTTCATAGGGGGCCTGGCCAGTGAGAATCGAGTAGAGCGTTGCCCCCAGGCAGAAAACATCCGACGTCGGCCCGAGGGCATCGATTTCACCTCTGGCCTGTTCGGGACTCATGAAGGCCAGGGTGCCGATGACGCTGCCATCCTGGGTGGCCGACGAGCCTTCGCCGGAAAGGGGGGTGACAGTGGGTTCCTCGGCCTGTTCTTGGTTTCCCTTCTTGCCGATCGTCTTGGCGATGCCCCAATCGACGACGAGCGTTTCGCCGTACTTGCCGAGCATGATGTTGCCGGGCTTCAAATCGCGGTGGAGGACACCCCGGCTGTGCGAGTATTCGATCGCGTTGCAGACATCGATGAGCCGGCGGAGGAGTTTGTTGAGGGTCAGCCGCCGCTCATCGAGGGAGAGGGCATGCGAATTGGCATTGTGCAGGCGGTCGATGGCCTCCTTGAGGCTGTCGCCGCGAATGAAGCGCATGACGTAGAAGGGGGAACCGGCTTCGGTAGCGCCGAGGCTGTAGACGGGGACGATGCCGGGATGTTCAAGGCAGCCAGTGACTTTGCCCTCAAGGAGAAACCTCGCCCGGCTGTTGGGGTCACCTCGAAAACGAGGCTGCAGTTCTTTCAAGGCGACCTCGCGTTGAAACTCGCAATCTTCCGCCAACGAGACCTGTCCCAGCCCTCCCTTAGCATGCAGTTTCAGGATACGGAAGCGGGGTTTGCCCGACTTGACGGGCTTGCTCGCCGCTTCGCCACTCTGTGGTACGCCACTCCTGGATTCGCCCGCCTCAAGCTCGCGTGCCGGCAATTCATCCGGTTGTTGGTTATCAAGTGGCGATTCGATGAGGATAGTGGGGAGCTTGGCCCAAGGCATCCCGGCGGTGGCATCGGACGACGGAACTGGTGACGAAGCCTCCCGTGAAGGAGTTCCGGGAGTGGCCATGCGGGTCTTGACGAGCTGGCTGATCGAAGCCTGGAGATCGGGATCGACCAGATCCTTGACCGACTCGACCATGTCGTCGACGGAACTGAGCGAAGCAAGACTCTGGGCCGCGGATCCACCATAAAGTTCGATGTACTTGGAGACGATCGATTTAATGAAGTCGCAAGTCTCGGCCGAGATGGACTGCTGCCGGAGGAGCAGGTCTTCAAGCGGCAGCTCTTTTTCAAAAACCCAGGCCTGCATACCTGCGATCAATTGGGTGGGCGTGATGCAGTTGAGCTGGAGCGCCATGACACCGGCGATAAGATTGCGATCGGTCAGTCTGGATTCCATCGGCTCGTTTTCCCGCAATGATGATCCACTGCGCCCTGGTGTGGGCGTGATTCATAGCGAAGAATGTAAGCCAGTGTGTCTCCTCCAAGCCAAGGAAAAACGAGAAAGAGGTACTCGGAGGGTTCGAGAGGAAACCACCCTCATCGGATGACCGTCGAGGTAGAGAGTTAGGAAACAGAATTGATCAGGAGAGTGTGTTGGTCGATCCTCGTTGTGTTCGGTGGAGGAAAAAGGCCTCACACGATTCGCAACATGGAATGACGCGTCATTTCTAATTGAAATGCATTCAAGCTTGTTGTCCAAATACGAAAAGAGGCACCCAAAAGAATCGGGTGCCTCTTGAAGTTGGCTGCGGCATGGGCATTTGGATGTTGTGGACTTTCCGTTCCGTCGTGGCAAGTCATACATTGAACAGCGTAGAGGCGTAGGGGCCTATGATCGCGTTCAAGAACCTGCCATGACAGAATGAACTTCCAACTAGGCCAGTTGCTTTTTGCGGCCTACCAGGGTTCGAATTCGTTCTGCAAGCAGCGCGGCATCGAATGGCTTACGGAATGTTTCGCTGAAGAGTGAGCGGTCGATACCACTCGCTGTGTCTTCATCGGTCAGCAATGCCACCAGAACTGCATCGGCATATTCGCCGTTTTTACGCAGATTCTGGGCAATCAGCATTGCTTCATGCCGTCCCATACTGAAATCGATGACTATCGCATCTGGATGCAGCGATTCTGCCTGAATGCCTGCTTCGAACCCGCTGGCTGCTGCTTCGATTTTGAAGTCTTCGATTGGCATCAGTTCAGTCAGGTTGTGGCGGACCTGGGAATCGAGACCCACGAGGAGCAGTTTGCCCATCGCTTCGTCTTCGAGTTCACCCAGAGGCATGCCGTGCTCCTTGAGGAAGCGGATTAAATGCTCCCTGGGAATGCGGCGATCCTGCGATCCGGGAATGCGGTAGCCGCGCAGACGCCCTGAATCAAACCATTTGGAGACGGTTCGAGGGGCAACTTTGCAGATCTTGGCGACCTGGCCAGTCGTAAAGATCGTTCTCATCGCGGGCACTCCAATCACCTATTATTGTTCACACACAGAAGGGTGTCGCGACCCTCCGGATCTTGACCCTCGCACGACGAATGTGGCTTTCATGGCCGCAACCAAAATTGCTGTCAGAGAAAATCTCTGTCAGCTTTCCGCCTCTTGAGAAACTGTGCTGAGACTCCCGAAGAAGGCTCATCCAATCTCTCAAATGTCGAACGCTGGAAAATCGAATCCGACCCGATCCTTAGTTTCGAATTCGAGTGAGGGGCGGGACGTAACCAAACTGGCAGAGCGTCCCTGCTCTGTGCATGAATCAAATTGCCCGCTTGTATCCTGCCCCCCTGGCAGTCGGTTTACCGGCGTTTCCGCCACAACACGATTTCCCGTCCGAAGGCGTTTGTCGTGTCGTTCCGATGCAAACCGTCTGCGTGTTCTTTTCGGCTTTCCTGGCACGATGACTTCAATTCTCTTGTCAAGACTGTCTTTGACTCTTGACGAAGGCGCTGGTTGCCGAGTTTTCGCGCATTTTCAGGCGGTACTGCTTGCGTGAAATACGCCATTTATCATCACAGTTCAGGGCTCAAGGAATTCTCAGCAAGGAGGCTTGAGTGACAGAATTCCTTCAGTCGTGAAGCATCAGGACTGAAGGATTTAAAACGAGTGGGAAAGGGCTAAAGTTTTCCTGCTGAAGCGCACTCGTCAGTCCTCTGAAGCCGGAAATTGACGATCTAATCAGTCATGTTGAACTTCATTGGAAGTCATGCCGCAGGTCTTGGTGGAATTGGTGCTGAGACGCAAATGGCGCGGCCTCTTGTCGTCGTGCCGTGACACGACCACGCTTAAGTGGTGCCGGGCCAAGTTGGCCGGGTGATCCGACACCCAAGTCTTGTCACCCGAGACCAGATGAAGAGGGGGCTTGCTCGGGATGTAAGCAGGGCATGAATCCGGTGACCACGAATGGAACGAAGAGTACGAAGGGGATTCGTTGTAAGTGGCATGCAGGAGCATGCCCTACTGAAGAGCTGGGACTCATCCTCTTGGAGAACTTCGCGGCTTCGCGTGAGGAAGAATTCGAAGTTCGATGGTTTCGCGCGAAGACTGCGAAGGTAACGAGTTGGTGCATTCCGCTGGTGCGGCATGGCAACCCGCGAGAAGAGAAAGACAGAAGACCCTCATCTTACCCTCTCTCCCACGAGGATGTGGGCGAGAGTTCAAGTGGCCTGATGGTATGGGAGACATCGTTTGAGTTGGATCAATCATTCAGGGCTGGGTTTGGTGGAGTTTTCTTCGCGTTTGAGCCAGTCGAGGGGGAAGCGGGCGAAGGTTAATGTTTCGTAGGCGTGGCGGTCGCCGCATTCGTAGAGCAGGCCGATTTCGCCGTTGTCGAGAACTGTGAGGCAGGAGTAGGCACTGGGTCGGGAGTCGATGAGTCGGCCTTCTGACCACGATTTTCCCAGATCTTCACTGATGCGAACGGTCATGTTGGCCCGTTTTTGGGAAGACGCCGGGTTTGCAAAGAGGAGTGCTCCCGAGGGATGCCTCACGATGCTGGCCATACAGGTCGGATCGGGCAACTGGCTGTAAGGGGCTGACCATGTGCCATCGGCCAGCGAATTTTTGCCCGGCGTGAACCGTGACCAGAGTCTCTGGCCACGCTGGCTTTCATTCCGCATGGTGAAGAGGAGTGTGCCATCAGCGGCTTCTGCCACCTGAGCTTCGGATGTGGCTGGTTGATTAGCGGCTGCCGGGGGCGTGAGGTGCCAGTTCTGGCCGTGATCGTTACTCCACAATAAACAGGCATGGACAACGTTATCGGTTCCTTTGTATTGAGCCGCAAAAACGAGTGTCCCGTTATGTAATTGAATCCCAGCTCCCGGCCCTTGGAATAACAGCCGCCACGCGGACTGTTTGACTTGTGAAGTCATGGAGACGGGAGTTGACCAAGTGAGTCCATCGTCTTTGCTGGAGGCGATGACAAGCTGGCCGGTTTCTTCGGGAGAAAGTCCGGGGCCGGAACCATGCCAGGCTCGTTTTCCGAACGACCAGAGTGCGGTCACAAAGATTTCACCGGTCTCTCGATCGACGAGAATGGCCGGATCTCCGACACCATTTCCTGCCGAGTTAGGGACAGTTTTGTCGTAATCCATGATGGTCTGGAGTGGCCCCCAGGTTTGGCCACCATCGGTGCTGCGGAGAAGTCCCACGTCGATATCGCCCGGGAGATCGACGGCTGATTTATGGCGATTATCAAAGACGGCAAGGAGCGTGCCCTTGTTCGATGTGGCCAGTCCCGGAATTCGATAGGTGTGAATCCCGTCGTCTCCCTGTCGGCGAATGACGGTGCGGAAGAGGTTCTCGTCGCCTTTGAGAAGAGGAGCGGGATTTTCCTGCGAAGTGCAGAATTCGCAGGGAGTGGCGAAGGCGATGAGAGCGATTGTCCAGGCGATGCAGGGCGTGACAGTGATCGTGCCTACCCTGGAACTGCGCAAAGCCGCGAGGGAGGTTTTCAATGAGTTGTTCACAAGAGAGTTCATGGAAGAGGCTTTCGAAGTCTGGGGGTTGCCAGCAAGCAGTGTGAGACCGGCAATCAGATCAGGAGTATGTCCGATCTTTCGCCCGGTAACAAAAGTGAAAGCCTTCCAGTTCGGAGAGAAATGGAAAAAGCGGAGAGATCATGGTTGTCTTAAAAGTCAGGAAAATTTCGCAGGCGAAGTTTTACGCGCAGGAGGAAATTGATATATTCAGTGACCAACCGGTGAAATTTTGATCCGTTCCGGCTTCTGCTCACGGCCTTGAATTGGTTCTGCCCGCCGTTTGGATGTTTCGAGATAGACTCTCGATTTTGATCTCATTGACCTACCACTCCGAGGAAATCTCCATGCGACAGCCCAATCGACATTCCTCCGCTTCCAGCCGTCGAGAGTTTTTGAAGCAGACAGGTGCCCTGGGTGCCGCATTGTATGTGGGTAGCCAGAGTTTAAAGGCTCAGGAAACCGAGCGTTCGGCTAACAACGAAATTCGCTTTGCCTGTATTGGCGTCGAAGGTAAGGGTTCGAGTGATCGCGATGACGCCGGGCGTCATGGCAAGATTGTCGCCTTGTGCGATGTCGATAGTGATCGCCTGGAAAAGGCCGCGGCCCGCTATCCTCAGGCCAAGAAGTACACCGACTTTCGCAAGATGTTCGACGAGATGTCGAAGGACATCGATGCTGTAACAGTCAGTACTCCTGACCATACACATGCAGTTTCGGCAGCTCGTGCTTTGCGGGAAGGTAAGCACGTCTTCTGCCAGAAACCACTGACCTACACCGTTCAGGAAGCTCGTCTGTTGCATGATCTGGCCAGCGAAAAGAAGCTGTGCACCCAGATGGGCAATCAGGGAACAGCTTCTGGCGGGTTGCGTGAAGCAGTGCAGATTATCCGCAAGGGTGATCTGGGCGCAGTGAAAGAAGTGCATATCTGGACGAATCGCCCCATCTGGCCACAAGGCTTAGGGCGTCCGACAGCTGTTGAAACTCCGCCTAAGACGCTCGACTGGGATCTGTGGCTCGGCCCTGCACCAGAACGTCCCTACAACTCGGCTTACGCTCCTTTCAAATGGCGCGGCTGGCTCGACTTCGGTACGGGTGCACTGGGCGATATGGCTTGCCATACGATGAATATGTCGGTGATGGCACTCGACCTGTTTGACCCTGTTTCGGTCGTGGCTGAATCTTCGGGGATTATCGAGAACGAGTCGTATCCCAAGAACTCGAAGATTACCTACAAGTTCAAGGCTAACGACAAGCGTGGGCCAGTGACGCTTTACTGGTATGATGGTGGCAACCGCCCTGATCCTGCACTGATGCCTGGTGTCAAGCAGGGGGCGAGTGGTTCGCTGGTGATTGGCGAGAAAGGCCTGATCTTCTCGGATAACGATTACCACGGCACTTACACGCTGCTGCCGACCGAGCAGTGGAAGGACTACACGAAGCCCGAGTACAAGGTTTCGCCGGGCCACTTCAAGGAGTTCGCCGACGCCATTAAGGAAAACAAGCCTGAACTGGCAGTGTCGAACTTCGATTACGCCTGCCGCCTGACGGAAACGGTGCTGCTGGGCAACGTGGCTCTGCGTGCCGGTAAGGAAATTGAATGGGATGGCGTGAACATGAAGGTCACGAACCTTCCTGAAGCCAACAAGTTCCTGACTCGCGAATATCGCAAAGGTTGGGAATTGTTCTAGTTTGGCAAGAGCCTCGAGGGAGGCGATGATCTATCCCGCGAGTGGACTCTGGCCCCGGTATCTTTTCGAAGGTATCGGGGCTTTTCTTTATTCTGGTCCTCGTAAGACGATCAAGTTCGAGGTGTTGACATTCTGATGTGGCAACTGCCTCTTGAGATTGCTGGCCTGAAGGCATAGGCTCTCGGTGCGATTCCAAAATGGAGTTGTGCGTCAACGTGGAAATGAAATGCACGTTGAATTGTGTGCCATTAAAACCAGATGGATACTGATTCGTTGGGAGAACATCGGGAAGTGGGAATCTGGTTGTGGCGGCATATCGTACCGGGTGTTTCCGCGATTGGGCTGGCAGCACTGATGCTCCTGATGTCGGATCTGCCAAAGACTCGCGACTCACAGGCCAGCAAAAGCGAGCCACTGAGAGTGGTGCTCCTGCAGATGTCGTCTCAATCCATCCTTGATGAGGCGGCTCAGCAAGTGATCGTGGGTCTGGAAGAATCGGGTTTTGCCAGTGGCGAGGCGGTGAAAGAAAATTCGAACGCCGGGGCAACAACCGGGCCGGTGAGTGGGCAAAGAATTGTCCTCACGCGGCTCAATGCTGAAAACGATATGGCAACTGCCAACGCTATGGCAACGGAAGTTGTGAGCGGCCGTTATGATCTGGTGATTACGTTGTCGACACCATGCCTGCAGGCCGTGGCTAATGCCAACAAACGAGATCAGGTCAGGCATGTATTTGGATTGGTCTCTGATCCCACCGTGGCGGGAGTTGGAGTCGGCAGTGGGCCAATGGATCATCCGCCTTATATGGTCGGGATCGGGACATTGCCTCCGGCTGAGAAATCCTTCGAGCTGGCCAAGCAGATCAATCCGGCACTCAAGAGGGTCGGCGTGGTCT from Planctopirus ephydatiae encodes:
- a CDS encoding Gfo/Idh/MocA family protein, producing MRQPNRHSSASSRREFLKQTGALGAALYVGSQSLKAQETERSANNEIRFACIGVEGKGSSDRDDAGRHGKIVALCDVDSDRLEKAAARYPQAKKYTDFRKMFDEMSKDIDAVTVSTPDHTHAVSAARALREGKHVFCQKPLTYTVQEARLLHDLASEKKLCTQMGNQGTASGGLREAVQIIRKGDLGAVKEVHIWTNRPIWPQGLGRPTAVETPPKTLDWDLWLGPAPERPYNSAYAPFKWRGWLDFGTGALGDMACHTMNMSVMALDLFDPVSVVAESSGIIENESYPKNSKITYKFKANDKRGPVTLYWYDGGNRPDPALMPGVKQGASGSLVIGEKGLIFSDNDYHGTYTLLPTEQWKDYTKPEYKVSPGHFKEFADAIKENKPELAVSNFDYACRLTETVLLGNVALRAGKEIEWDGVNMKVTNLPEANKFLTREYRKGWELF
- a CDS encoding ABC transporter substrate-binding protein produces the protein MDTDSLGEHREVGIWLWRHIVPGVSAIGLAALMLLMSDLPKTRDSQASKSEPLRVVLLQMSSQSILDEAAQQVIVGLEESGFASGEAVKENSNAGATTGPVSGQRIVLTRLNAENDMATANAMATEVVSGRYDLVITLSTPCLQAVANANKRDQVRHVFGLVSDPTVAGVGVGSGPMDHPPYMVGIGTLPPAEKSFELAKQINPALKRVGVVWNPAEVNSEIATKVARTTCQKLGIELLEANAENTASVREAAVSLIAREIDALWIGGDITALSAADVLIQLANQAHIPVFTCMPGNAAKGALFDVGANYSVVGHQVGKLAARVLDGEEPAKIPWEVAIPPKLFLNKGVIGNLKGEWKFPKQLLDQADVIIDPAAKEPLKTTLNRPGCSRPVCRGCSIDRVCG